The following coding sequences lie in one Cyanobacterium sp. Dongsha4 genomic window:
- the rpmJ gene encoding 50S ribosomal protein L36 — protein MKVRASVKKICDKCRVIRRRGRVMVICSNPKHKQRQG, from the coding sequence ATGAAAGTAAGAGCATCAGTTAAAAAGATTTGTGACAAATGCCGAGTTATTCGTCGTCGTGGACGGGTAATGGTTATTTGTTCTAACCCCAAACATAAACAACGTCA